The genomic window TTCCTGGTCACTGAAGCAGGATATTCCCATTTTTGGGATTTGTCTGGGTAATCAATTATTAGCACTGGCTTCAGGTGCTGATACCTATAAGCTGAAATATGGCCACCGAAGCCATAATCAACCCGTTTTGCAGGTTGGAACTAACCGAGCATTCATAACTTCCCAAAACCATGGGTTTGCTATTGATAACAAGAGCCTTGGAAATGACTGGGAGCCTTTCTTTATTAACCTGAATGATGGAACAAATGAAGGAATCCGGCATAAAGCCCTTCCGGTTTTTTCTGTACAATTTCATCCTGAAGCATCCTCTGGCCCTACAGATACCGAATACCTTTTTGATGAATTTATACAGAAAATAAGGCCATAATAAATGAAATGGTTTTCGGAATGTATTTAAACAGAGATCACCATTTTATATACAACACACCTGGTGGTAAATAGAATTTCATAAAGAAAAATAATTTTAACAAAATTCAAAATACTAATTGGTAATGAAGAAAGTCCTGGTACTTTGCAGTGGCGCTCTCAAGATTGGAGAAGCAGGTGAGTTTGACTATAGCGGTTCACAAGCTCTGAAAGCACTGAGGGAAGAAGGCATCTTCTCCATTCTCATCAATCCTAATATTGCCACAGTTCAAACCTCTGAGGGTATAGCTGACAAAATTTACTTTCTGCCTGTTACCCCATTCTTTGTTGAAAAGTCAGAAAAAGATAGGCCTGATGGTAACCTCCTTTGCCTTTGGAGGACAAACAGCACTCAACTGTGGTGTAGAACTTTATCAGTCAGGAATACCTGAAAATATGGAGTTGAGGTGATGGGTACCGGTAAGTGCCATTATGGAAACTGAAGACCGTGAACTTTTCGCTCAAAAGCTACACAGTATTAATGTAAAGACCCCAAAAAGCATTGCAGTTACTTCCATTGAAGCAGCCCTGGAAGCATCGGATGAACTTGGTTTTCCAATCATCGTAAGGGCTGCTTATACTCTTGGTGGTCAAGGTTCAGGTTTCTGCTATAATAGGGACGAATTGCTGAAGCTGGCTGATAAAGCCTTCTCCTACTCCAACCAGATTTTGGTGGAAGAATCTCTTAAAGGCTGGAAAGAGGTGGAATATGAAGTGGTACGCGATCGTTACGACAACTGTATCACTGTCTGCAATATGGAGAATTTTGATCCATTAGGAATTCATACCGGGGAAAGTATTGTAGTAGCGCCCTCACAAACACTTACCAATAATGAGTATCATAAACTTCGCCGACTGGCGATCCAGATTGTAAGGAGTGTTGGGATAGTTGGTGAATGTAATGTTCAGTATGCTTTAGATCCGCAGTCAGAAGATTATCGGGTAATAGAGGTGAATGCCCGACTTTCACGTTCCTCAGCGCTGGCTTCCAAAGCTACCGGATACCCTTTAGCTTTTGTGGCAGCCAAACTGGCTATGGGTTATGGCCTGCATGAATTGAAAAATAGTGTAACCCGCACTACTACTGCCTTTTTTGAACCAGCCCTTGACTACATAGTGGTTAAAATTCCTCGTTGGGATCTCAATAAATTTATGGGAGTATCCAAAGAGATTGGATCCAGCATGAAAAGTGTCGGAGAAATTATGGCAATTGGCAGGACCTTCGAGGAGGCTATTCAGAAAGGTCTGCGTATGGTAGGGCAGGGGACTCATGGATTCGTTGGCAATAGTGATATTGAGTTCACTGATATTGAGAAAGCCCTCTCTGAACCTACAGATATGCGCATATACTCAATAGCCAGTGCATTTGAGGCTGGTTACAGTGTTGAGAAAATCCATGAACTCACACGTATTGATAACTGGTTCCTGGTGAAGTTAAGAGGAATCTACGAAACCATGCAGGAGCTTAGTAAATATCAGCATTTAGATGAACTGGAAACTGATTTTTTATTGCATTGCAAACAACAAGGATTCTCTGATTTCCAAATTGCCCGTTATGTGCTCAAATCCCCGGGTAACCTGAAGGCTGCTCTTCTGAAAGTGCGTATTTTAAGGAAGCAGCTTGGGATTGTACCCTATATCAAACAAATTGATACGCTGTCTGCTGAATACCCTGCATTAACGAATTATTTGTACCTGACCTATAATGCCACAGAACATGATATTATTTGTGAACGCGATAATAAATCTGTGATTGTTTTAGGGTCTGGTGCTTACCGGATTGGTAGTTCTGTTGAATTCGACTGGTGTTCCGTTAATGCACTGGCCACAGCAAGAAAAGAAGGTTACAGGGGGGTGATGATTAATTTCAATCCCGAAACCGTTAGTACTGACTATGATACTTGCGACAGGCTTTATTTTGATGAGCTCTCCTTTGAACGCACGATGGATATCATCGACCTGGAACAACCTTTTGGGGTGATCGTTTCAACCGGGGGGCAGATCGCCAATAACCTGGCAATGCGGCTTCATGAACAACAGGTCCCTATTCTTGGAACTTCACCTGAAAGTATTGATAGTGCTGAAAACCGGCATAAATTCTCATCCTTACTCGACAGTCTCGATATTGATCAACCCCGATGGAAAGAGCTTTCAAACCTTGAAGAAATACATCGCTTTGTTGAGGATGTGGGTTTTCCTGTACTGATCAGGCCTTCGTATGTGCTTTCGGGTGCCGCAATGAACGTAGTTTCCAATGAACAGGAGCTTGATTTTTTCCTAACCCTGGCTGCGAAAGTCTCCAAGGAATACCCGGTGGTTGTGTCGGAATTTGTGCAAAATGCAAAGGAAATTGAGATTGATGCGGTTGCTGATAAAGGCGAAATCCTTGCCCTATGCCATCTCTGAGCACATTGAATTTGCTGGTGTACATTCAGGCGACGCCACAATGGTGTTTCCTGCCCAGAAGATGTATTTTGAAACAGCCAGGAGGATCAAGAGGATTTCCGCGATATTGCCCGTTCCCTCAATATCTGTGGGCCTTTCAATATGCAGTTCCTGGCCAAGGATAATGATATCAGGGTAATCGAATGTAACCTGAGAGCTTCCCGCTCATTCCCTTTTGTTTCTAAGGTGATAAAAGTGAATTTTTATTGAACTGGCTACAAAGGTGATGTTGGGGATTCGGTTGTTAAACCTGAAAGAGCGCTTTTGATCTGGATTACATTGGAGTTAAAGCCTCACAGTTCTCCTTCTCGCGATTGCAGGCTGCCGACCCGGTTCTTGGTGTTGAAATGGCATCAACCGGTGAAGTAGGATGTATTGGTGAAAATTATTACGAAACACTTTTAAAAGCAATGCTTTCGGTTGGATATAAAATTCCAAAGAAAAATATTCTGCTTTCAACCGGTGATGCCCGTTCAAAAGTCGAATTGCTACAAAGTGCAAGAATGCTAAAGGAGAGAGGGTTCCATCTATTTGCTACACGCGGCACTGTTGCTTTCCTGGAAGAAAATGGCGTGGATTCTACCATGCTGCATTGGCCTGATGAAGATGCTCAGCCAAATATCCTGGATTATCTAAGGGAACGCAAAATAGACCTGGTGATAAATATTCCGAAAAATTTATCCCGCACTGAATTAGCTAACGACTATACCATAAGAAGATCAGCAGTGGATTTTAATATACCACTCATTACAAATGCGCGACTTGCCAGTGCATTTCTTTATGCAATCTGTAAACTCGATCTTGAGGATCTGGTGATAAAAAGCTGGGACGAATATTAGGATTTTATCCTTAACACTGGTACGCTTCTGCCATTTCTTTCAGTTTCTGCAGTCATAGCCATTGGCTAAGAATGATAGTACTGCTCATGTTTATTTCAGCAGAATTAAGGAAAACGCCTGAAAGCCAGTTATCTTGGGTGCTTCATGATCATCATGAGCAATGCCAATAGGGGAGTGAACCAGGCAACAAAGCCCCAAATATTCCATTGACGAACTAATTTCATTAAGGGAAACCATTCATTTTCGGTAGCTATCCCCCCTTTTTCAGTCAGAGACCTTATTTTTCTTTGAATGGGTGCCAGCATGGCAGAAAATGCAAAACCGGAGATCAGTATCAGTACCAGTGACCATAAAATCCAACCTGTTCCAAAAATAGAATATCCGCCATGCATGGCAGCCCCGATGCCAGCAATAATCAGGATAGAAACAGAAGGAATTGTAAAAATCCTGTCTGCCTTAATAATGCCTTTTATAGTATGATGGATTATACTGAAGTCACGGGTTTTCAGTGCAAAACGAAGCCAGAAAATGCCAATGGTGATATTTCCCATGAAAACGATCACGGAAAATAAATGTAATATTTTAAGGATTGAGTATCCCATAGGATTTTTGAATGTTTAAAATGAGTGAATAACAATATTGTTTCCGGGATTATATCCCTGGGTCCATCAGAGTGTGGATGCATACTTAAACAACCTATTTTTTAAAAAGTTCCCTATAATTCATTAATTATTATTGATTTTGAAAAATAAACTGAAACATCTTGAAACGCCTAATGGAGATGCCCATCAAAAGTAGGTGGAAACTGAATCAGTGATAGGAAAAATACGTAAGTTTGAAGCTATTAACTTTATACATTTCATCATGAAAAATCAGGTCATTCTTTTAATTT from Bacteroidales bacterium includes these protein-coding regions:
- a CDS encoding DUF2269 family protein, producing the protein MGYSILKILHLFSVIVFMGNITIGIFWLRFALKTRDFSIIHHTIKGIIKADRIFTIPSVSILIIAGIGAAMHGGYSIFGTGWILWSLVLILISGFAFSAMLAPIQRKIRSLTEKGGIATENEWFPLMKLVRQWNIWGFVAWFTPLLALLMMIMKHPR